The following coding sequences are from one Patescibacteria group bacterium window:
- a CDS encoding penicillin-binding protein produces MIFKSMVRRLSKQILQNKKYRSKPKIKKLVFLIIICVIFGIGLAGVGYTAYLYFTLPDPTNFGQRILNQSTKIYDRTGQFLLYEVHGEEKRTFVPLSEIPDYIKKATIAIEDAEFYQHPAFNWKALIRAIIVNLKEGRFAQGGSTITQQVVKNTYLSPEKTIQRKIKEIFLAIKLERYYTKDQILEIYLNQIPYGSNAYGIEAAAQTFFNKNAKDLTLAESAILAALPKAPSYYSPYGNNQQALFNRQKLILKKMVELGFVSEDEYKKAIDEKIKFAYRLEKISAPHFVMFVKEYLEDKYGNDMVENGGLKVITTLDWDLQQIAEKAVYEGAKRNEQLYKGKNAALVTQDPKTGQILAMVGSRDYFDESVDGNYNVITAQRQPGSAFKPFAYLTAFKKGLTSETIVFDLKTEFNPNCAPTADQEKDRYGLDCYHPNNFDLTFRGPVDLRHALAQSINVPAVKVLYLAGIKDTINTAHQLGITTLNDIQRYGLSLVLGGGEVKPIDMAQAYSVFAQDGIQHKQTAILKVEDSKGNVLEEYKDENKQVFESQYIRMVNDILSDKQARIGLFAPGNLLEIPGYEIAAKTGTTQDYRDAWTVGYTPFLVTVVWAGNNDFTPMQKGGGSILAAVPIWHNFMIEALKKYQPESFPKPEPVIADKPILKGQYIINFKIGDVSYPQIHNILFWINKNDITGPSPLNFDDPQAQNWEWPISQWIFANLPNPQQYNALIPYQYATIENSTPSQQKIKIDFLQPKTGDFIGFGAINIALEITSTNPINSLKIYFNDQLIKDENSNISGTYQFQYFPTAIEEQNQIKVIACDVYNYCEQKDIIVFKTGGF; encoded by the coding sequence ATGATTTTTAAATCAATGGTAAGGCGTCTTAGCAAACAGATATTGCAAAATAAAAAATACCGTTCAAAACCAAAAATTAAAAAATTGGTTTTTTTAATCATAATATGTGTCATTTTCGGCATTGGTCTGGCTGGTGTTGGTTATACGGCATATTTATATTTTACCTTGCCAGACCCAACTAACTTTGGCCAGAGAATTTTAAATCAATCAACAAAAATCTATGACCGCACCGGCCAATTTTTACTTTATGAAGTTCATGGCGAAGAAAAACGAACTTTTGTTCCCCTATCCGAAATTCCTGATTATATTAAAAAAGCTACCATTGCCATTGAAGATGCAGAATTTTATCAACATCCCGCTTTTAATTGGAAAGCTTTAATTAGAGCTATTATTGTCAATTTAAAAGAAGGACGTTTTGCCCAAGGAGGATCAACAATTACCCAACAAGTAGTTAAAAACACATACCTTTCGCCAGAAAAAACTATTCAACGGAAAATAAAAGAAATTTTTTTAGCAATAAAATTAGAAAGATATTACACGAAAGATCAGATTTTGGAAATTTATCTTAATCAAATCCCCTATGGTTCCAATGCCTACGGCATTGAAGCGGCTGCCCAAACATTTTTTAATAAAAACGCCAAAGATTTAACATTGGCTGAATCTGCTATTTTAGCCGCTCTACCCAAAGCCCCTTCTTATTATTCTCCCTATGGAAATAACCAACAGGCTTTATTTAACCGCCAAAAATTGATTCTTAAAAAAATGGTAGAACTCGGATTTGTTTCTGAAGATGAGTATAAAAAAGCTATTGATGAAAAAATTAAATTTGCTTATCGATTAGAAAAAATTTCGGCTCCGCATTTTGTAATGTTTGTGAAAGAATATTTAGAAGATAAATATGGCAATGATATGGTAGAAAATGGCGGATTAAAAGTTATTACCACTTTAGATTGGGACTTGCAACAAATCGCTGAAAAAGCTGTATACGAAGGCGCAAAGAGAAATGAACAGTTATACAAAGGAAAAAATGCTGCTTTAGTCACACAAGACCCAAAAACAGGCCAAATTCTTGCTATGGTCGGGTCAAGAGATTATTTTGATGAAAGTGTTGACGGCAACTACAATGTAATCACCGCCCAAAGACAACCTGGTTCTGCTTTTAAGCCCTTTGCCTATTTAACAGCTTTTAAAAAGGGGTTAACCTCCGAAACAATTGTCTTTGATTTAAAGACCGAATTTAATCCTAACTGCGCCCCCACCGCTGATCAAGAAAAAGATCGTTATGGTTTAGATTGCTATCACCCTAACAATTTTGATTTAACATTTAGAGGACCAGTTGATTTAAGACATGCTCTAGCCCAATCTATCAACGTACCAGCCGTCAAAGTTCTCTATTTAGCTGGTATTAAGGATACTATTAACACTGCCCACCAATTAGGAATTACAACTTTAAATGATATCCAGCGCTACGGATTATCATTAGTTTTAGGCGGAGGCGAAGTAAAACCGATTGATATGGCACAAGCTTATTCTGTTTTTGCTCAGGACGGCATTCAACATAAACAAACGGCAATTCTAAAAGTGGAAGATTCTAAAGGCAATGTTTTGGAAGAATACAAAGACGAGAATAAACAAGTTTTTGAATCGCAATATATTAGAATGGTAAATGATATTTTGTCTGATAAACAAGCGCGGATTGGCTTATTTGCCCCTGGTAATTTATTAGAGATTCCTGGTTATGAAATTGCTGCCAAAACAGGTACCACCCAAGATTATCGAGATGCTTGGACTGTTGGTTATACGCCATTTCTAGTCACTGTTGTTTGGGCTGGCAACAATGATTTTACACCCATGCAAAAAGGTGGCGGTAGTATTCTAGCTGCTGTACCAATTTGGCATAATTTCATGATTGAAGCATTAAAAAAATATCAACCAGAGTCTTTTCCTAAACCCGAGCCAGTAATTGCTGATAAACCAATACTTAAAGGGCAATACATTATTAACTTTAAAATCGGCGACGTCTCTTATCCCCAAATTCATAATATTCTCTTTTGGATAAACAAAAATGATATTACAGGTCCATCCCCTCTTAATTTTGACGATCCTCAAGCTCAAAATTGGGAATGGCCTATTAGTCAATGGATTTTTGCTAATTTGCCAAACCCTCAACAATATAATGCTTTAATCCCCTATCAATATGCAACCATTGAAAATTCAACACCATCACAACAAAAAATAAAAATAGATTTTCTCCAACCTAAAACAGGTGATTTTATAGGTTTTGGCGCAATAAATATCGCTTTGGAAATTACTTCAACAAATCCCATTAATAGTTTAAAAATTTATTTCAATGATCAGTTAATCAAAGACGAAAATTCCAACATTAGCGGTACCTATCAATTTCAATATTTCCCTACAGCCATAGAAGAACAAAATCAAATTAAAGTTATCGCTTGTGATGTTTATAATTATTGCGAACAAAAAGATATAATTGTGTTCAAAACAGGAGGATTTTAA
- the amrS gene encoding AmmeMemoRadiSam system radical SAM enzyme — translation MANFFKKISPKNNIQCLACSHYCKIKSNSTGICGIRLNNNGFLELLTYGKPVAINLDPIEKKPLFHFLPSSQIFSFGTFGCNFRCAFCQNWDISQFPKFNKDFQAIINEVKKEWPPEKIVEYCLKNNIPSIGYTYNEPTVFIEYCYDTMILAKKYNLKNVFVSNGYQSKETIQAIAPYLDAINIDLKSFNERFYQKICGAKLEIVLENIKKFHQLKIWVELTTLVIPNENDSEKELEQIADFISKIDVNIPWHLSRFFPAYQMNNYPPTNIKTLQTAYEIGKSKELNFIYLGNVVGEKFENTYCPNCNTLLIERFGYETKTTPEFKDGQCLKCNNKIHGIWK, via the coding sequence ATGGCGAATTTTTTCAAAAAAATTTCTCCAAAAAACAATATCCAGTGTTTGGCTTGTTCGCATTATTGCAAAATCAAATCCAATTCAACAGGCATTTGCGGAATTCGATTAAATAACAATGGCTTTCTTGAATTATTAACTTATGGGAAGCCAGTGGCAATAAATTTAGACCCAATTGAAAAAAAGCCGCTTTTTCATTTTTTACCTAGCAGTCAAATTTTTTCTTTTGGAACTTTTGGTTGTAATTTTCGTTGTGCTTTCTGCCAAAACTGGGACATTAGTCAATTCCCAAAATTTAATAAAGATTTTCAAGCTATAATCAATGAAGTTAAAAAAGAATGGCCGCCAGAAAAAATTGTAGAATATTGTTTAAAAAACAACATCCCCTCAATTGGCTACACTTATAATGAACCAACTGTTTTTATTGAATATTGCTATGATACAATGATATTGGCAAAAAAATATAATCTTAAAAATGTTTTTGTTTCAAATGGTTATCAATCAAAGGAAACAATACAAGCTATAGCTCCCTATCTTGATGCTATAAATATTGATTTAAAATCTTTTAATGAAAGATTCTATCAGAAAATTTGCGGGGCAAAACTCGAAATCGTCCTTGAAAACATAAAAAAATTCCATCAATTAAAAATTTGGGTAGAGCTCACCACACTTGTTATTCCCAACGAAAATGATTCAGAAAAAGAATTAGAACAAATAGCTGATTTTATATCGAAAATCGATGTTAATATTCCTTGGCATCTTTCACGATTTTTTCCAGCTTATCAAATGAACAATTACCCGCCAACCAACATTAAAACCCTTCAAACCGCTTATGAAATCGGCAAAAGTAAAGAACTAAATTTTATTTATTTGGGAAATGTCGTTGGAGAAAAATTTGAAAATACATACTGTCCAAATTGTAACACTCTTTTAATCGAACGTTTTGGTTATGAAACAAAAACAACCCCTGAATTTAAAGATGGTCAATGCTTAAAATGCAATAATAAAATTCATGGGATTTGGAAATAA
- the amrA gene encoding AmmeMemoRadiSam system protein A, with translation MTSPFLKEKEKRYLLSLARESIKYFLKNNDLLQLSTEEIKNLSPNLKEKRATFVTLTENGHLRGCIGHLEAIQPLFQDIIENSVNAAFFDFRFFPVNQKELEKIKIEVSILTPPQELQYKNPSDLLNLIRPHIDGVILQKDFYQATYLPQVWEEIPDKEEFLSSLALKAGLPSDVWKKEKIDIKIYQVESFKE, from the coding sequence ATGACATCTCCTTTTTTAAAAGAAAAAGAAAAAAGATATTTACTTTCATTAGCAAGAGAGAGTATAAAATATTTTCTCAAAAATAATGATTTGCTTCAATTGTCTACTGAAGAAATAAAAAATTTATCGCCTAATCTAAAAGAAAAACGTGCTACTTTCGTCACTTTAACTGAAAACGGCCATTTAAGAGGTTGCATTGGTCATTTGGAAGCCATTCAACCTTTATTCCAAGATATTATTGAAAATTCTGTAAATGCTGCTTTTTTTGATTTTCGATTTTTCCCTGTTAACCAAAAAGAATTGGAAAAAATTAAAATAGAAGTTTCAATTTTAACCCCGCCACAAGAATTACAATACAAAAACCCTTCGGATCTTTTAAATTTAATTCGACCACATATTGATGGAGTAATTCTCCAAAAAGACTTTTATCAAGCCACTTATCTTCCCCAAGTCTGGGAAGAAATTCCTGATAAAGAAGAATTTCTTTCTTCTCTTGCCTTAAAAGCCGGCTTGCCTTCTGATGTCTGGAAAAAAGAAAAAATAGACATTAAAATATATCAAGTCGAAAGTTTTAAAGAATAA
- the metG gene encoding methionine--tRNA ligase subunit beta, which produces MELINLEYFKKLDIRVAQILEAEKVVGTDKLLKLKIDIGNEQRIIVSGIGSQYQPEELIGKQIIVLANLEPKTFKGIESQGMLLAAVNENGGIALLVPDKKMGVGDKIS; this is translated from the coding sequence ATGGAATTAATTAATTTAGAATATTTTAAAAAATTAGACATTCGCGTTGCCCAAATTCTTGAGGCAGAAAAAGTAGTAGGAACGGATAAGTTGCTAAAATTAAAGATAGATATTGGCAACGAACAAAGAATTATTGTTTCCGGAATTGGTTCTCAATATCAACCAGAAGAGCTGATTGGAAAACAAATTATTGTCCTTGCCAATCTCGAACCCAAAACCTTTAAAGGTATTGAGAGTCAAGGGATGTTGTTAGCAGCCGTTAATGAAAATGGTGGAATTGCATTATTAGTGCCAGACAAAAAAATGGGCGTTGGAGACAAAATAAGTTAA
- a CDS encoding tetratricopeptide repeat protein, which translates to MTEVIQKFFHKSSIKISLFILIGFLLYLNTLNNPLFWDDYDGILHNLYIQNWAYWPKFFTENLVAGAGFLSDYWRPMILIVFSSVWHLWHDNPVGYHLVNIFLHISNAILLFFILKKILKKDNLAFLIALIFLIHPVQTEAIAYVSGIGDPLSVLFIFLSTTFFIKFLEKLKAKFLIISTIFFVFALMSKETAIITPFILFLIGLFYFDKQPFKKKIQKILIYLMPLIIIAVIYFGLRLTALNFKNTLNLYNEENLFTKRLDIRILTFFKTLPFYFNFMFLPLDLHMERQIEIPKSIFDPLVLLGIFIISILVFLLVEYFDKDYVFSFGIIWFFVTMFPVSNILIPVSGLLYEHWLYLPLIGIFLSLFWIFTKLLEEHKLEKIGFVILIVFLIFLGLRTVIRNFDWRDPVAFYQQIIQHNPKSYRIWNNLGIEAEKQGKIELAKKAYEQATVLDSNNPVAFHNLGVVFLRENNLEKAEFYFKTAIEKDEKFFYSYLLLSKLYWDNKQLDKAKDILKKYLSIAERADVYFVLSQLYKEENNIEESIKYLSEALRLDPKNALYRQEMELLKKAKI; encoded by the coding sequence ATGACAGAAGTTATTCAGAAATTTTTTCACAAATCATCAATTAAAATCAGCCTGTTTATTTTAATAGGATTTCTACTTTATTTAAATACTTTAAATAATCCTTTGTTTTGGGATGATTATGATGGAATTTTGCATAATCTTTATATCCAGAATTGGGCTTATTGGCCTAAATTTTTTACGGAAAATTTAGTGGCGGGTGCGGGGTTTTTAAGTGATTATTGGCGGCCAATGATACTGATTGTTTTTTCAAGTGTTTGGCATTTATGGCACGATAATCCTGTGGGATATCATCTCGTCAATATTTTTTTACACATTTCTAATGCCATTTTATTATTTTTCATTTTGAAAAAAATTCTTAAAAAGGATAATTTAGCCTTTCTAATTGCTCTGATTTTTCTTATCCATCCTGTTCAAACAGAAGCCATTGCCTATGTCTCGGGGATAGGCGATCCTTTGTCTGTATTATTTATTTTTCTTTCCACCACTTTCTTTATTAAATTTTTAGAAAAATTAAAAGCTAAATTTTTGATTATTTCCACGATATTTTTTGTTTTCGCTTTAATGAGTAAAGAAACCGCCATTATCACACCATTTATTTTGTTTTTAATTGGTTTGTTTTATTTTGATAAGCAGCCGTTTAAGAAAAAAATACAAAAAATTCTGATTTATTTAATGCCATTAATTATTATCGCGGTGATTTATTTTGGTTTGCGTCTCACCGCTCTTAATTTTAAGAACACCCTCAATTTATACAACGAAGAAAATTTGTTTACTAAACGATTAGACATCCGAATTCTAACCTTTTTTAAAACACTGCCATTTTATTTCAATTTTATGTTTTTGCCTTTGGATCTTCATATGGAAAGACAAATCGAAATTCCTAAAAGCATTTTTGACCCACTGGTTTTGTTGGGAATTTTTATTATCAGCATTCTCGTTTTTTTATTAGTGGAGTATTTTGATAAAGATTATGTTTTTTCTTTTGGAATTATATGGTTTTTTGTAACTATGTTTCCAGTTAGCAATATTTTAATTCCGGTTAGCGGACTACTTTATGAGCATTGGTTATATTTGCCTTTGATAGGCATATTCTTAAGCTTATTTTGGATATTTACAAAATTATTAGAAGAACACAAATTGGAAAAAATCGGATTTGTTATTCTAATCGTTTTTTTAATTTTTCTTGGTTTGCGAACAGTGATACGTAATTTTGATTGGCGCGACCCCGTTGCTTTTTATCAACAGATTATTCAACATAATCCAAAAAGCTATCGCATTTGGAATAATTTGGGAATTGAGGCGGAAAAACAGGGGAAAATTGAGTTGGCTAAAAAAGCTTATGAGCAAGCAACTGTTCTTGATTCGAACAATCCAGTTGCCTTTCATAATTTGGGCGTTGTTTTTTTAAGAGAAAATAATTTAGAAAAAGCCGAATTTTACTTTAAGACCGCTATTGAAAAAGATGAAAAATTCTTTTATTCGTACTTACTTTTATCGAAACTATATTGGGATAACAAACAACTAGATAAAGCTAAAGATATTTTAAAAAAATATCTATCCATAGCTGAACGAGCTGATGTTTATTTTGTTTTATCTCAACTATATAAAGAAGAAAATAATATAGAAGAAAGCATTAAATATCTTTCTGAAGCTTTAAGATTAGATCCCAAAAATGCTTTATATCGTCAAGAAATGGAATTATTAAAAAAGGCAAAAATAT
- the amrB gene encoding AmmeMemoRadiSam system protein B: MGFGNNSDIRQPAAAGLFYPEDSFQLQKMVEKFLNKATLEKNINPESLKALIVPHAGYIYSGPTAAIAYHHLSTMNNKPEKIILIGPSHQIPIDTFVFTNLKYWLTPMGKVELLPPPKNCTINNLAFEYEHSLEVQLPFLQKILPSFKILPVLINEINKAEKLAQFLLPILDSQTIIIVSSDLSHYYPLEIAERIDNETHQAILNSDIQKIKNIEACGQAGILTLAFISQEKKWRPHLVSYQTSFEETKDNSNVVGYGAYIFTEK, encoded by the coding sequence ATGGGATTTGGAAATAATTCGGATATCCGCCAACCCGCTGCAGCAGGATTATTTTATCCCGAAGATTCTTTTCAATTACAAAAAATGGTTGAAAAGTTTTTGAATAAGGCAACGCTGGAAAAAAATATTAATCCAGAAAGTCTGAAAGCATTAATTGTTCCTCATGCTGGTTATATCTATTCAGGCCCAACCGCCGCAATTGCTTATCACCATCTCTCAACAATGAATAACAAACCAGAAAAAATAATTCTTATTGGCCCCTCTCATCAAATTCCTATTGATACATTTGTCTTTACAAATTTAAAATACTGGTTAACTCCTATGGGTAAGGTTGAACTGCTTCCTCCGCCAAAAAATTGTACTATTAACAATTTGGCTTTTGAATATGAACATTCATTAGAAGTTCAACTGCCATTTCTTCAAAAAATTCTTCCTTCTTTTAAAATATTGCCTGTTCTTATTAATGAAATTAATAAAGCCGAAAAACTAGCTCAATTTTTATTGCCAATACTGGATTCACAAACTATAATTATTGTCAGCAGCGATTTAAGTCATTATTATCCACTGGAAATAGCAGAAAGGATTGATAATGAAACACATCAGGCAATTTTAAATTCGGATATTCAAAAAATAAAAAATATTGAAGCTTGCGGTCAAGCAGGAATTCTAACTTTAGCCTTTATTTCTCAAGAAAAAAAATGGCGACCTCATCTTGTTTCTTATCAAACATCTTTTGAAGAAACAAAAGATAATAGTAACGTCGTTGGCTATGGTGCTTATATTTTTACTGAAAAATGA